A genomic stretch from Salvelinus namaycush isolate Seneca chromosome 25, SaNama_1.0, whole genome shotgun sequence includes:
- the LOC120020471 gene encoding retinol-binding protein 1-like, protein MPVDLNGYWKMISNDNFEEYLKALDVNVAIRKIATLLKPDKDISVDGDHVVIKTLSTFKNYNMDFHVGKEFEEDLSGVDDRKCMTTISWEGDKLVCVQKGEKEGRGWTHWVEGDRLYLELRACGAVCKQVFEKT, encoded by the exons ATGCCAGTTGACCTGAATGGGTATTGGAAAATGATCTCTAATGACAACTTCGAAGAGTACTTGAAAGCCCTCG ATGTAAATGTTGCCATTAGGAAAATTGCCACTTTGTTGAAGCCCGACAAAGACATCAGTGTTGATGGTGACCACGTTGTCATCAAGACCCTCAGTACCTTTAAGAACTACAACATGGATTTCCATGTTGGCAAGGAGTTTGAGGAGGATCTGTCAGGGGTGGATGACAGAAAATGCATG ACCACTATCTCATGGGAGGGGGACAAGCTGGTGTGTGTtcagaagggagagaaggagggccGAGGCTGGACCCATTGGGTGGAGGGAGATAGGCTTTATTTG GAGCTGAGAGCATGTGGAGCTGTGTGCAAACAGGTCTTCGAGAAAACTTAA
- the nmnat3 gene encoding nicotinamide/nicotinic acid mononucleotide adenylyltransferase 3 produces the protein MSARIPLVLLACGSFNPITNQHMRLFELARDHLHQTGQFQVVGGIVSPVSDGYGKQGLVLAKHRIAMARLALQSSDWVSVDDWESQQPDWTETVVTMRYHYGRILKQYQEGTGKDSGPTTNSHHLTSSSPRLKLLCGADFLDTFKVPGLWLDDHVEEVAGRFGLVCVSRGDLEPERAVHESETLSRHWRNIFLVREWVRNETSATEVRRALRRGLSVKYLLPDSVIKYIHQHNLYTGDSELKNKDVLLRPLTKQTEMPVKTLDD, from the exons ATGTCTGCCCGCATTCCGCTGGTCCTCCTGGCCTGCGGCTCCTTCAACCCCATCACCAACCAGCACATGCGGCTGTTCGAGCTGGCCAGGGATCACCTGCACCAGACAG GTCAGTTTCAGGTTGTGGGCGGGATTGTGTCTCCGGTGAGTGACGGCTATGGCAAGCAGGGCCTGGTGTTGGCCAAGCACCGCATCGCTATGGCGAGGCTGGCACTGCAGAGTTCAGACTGGGTCTCCGTTGACGATTGGGAAAGCCAGCAGCCCGACTGGACAGAGACAGTGGTCACAATGAG GTACCATTATGGTCGGATACTGAAGCAGTACCAAGAGGGCACAGGGAAGGACAGTGGTCCAACCACAAACTCCCATCATCTCACAA GCTCCTCTCCCAGGCTGAAGCTGCTGTGCGGAGCTGACTTCCTGGACACCTTCAAGGTGCCGGGCCTGTGGCTCGACGACCACGTGGAGGAGGTGGCGGGCCGCTTCGGCCTGGTCTGTGTCAGCCGGGGGGACCTGGAGCCCGAGCGCGCCGTGCACGAGTCGGAGACACTGTCACGCCATTGGCGAAACATCTTCCTGGTGCGCGAGTGGGTCCGCAACGAGACCAGCGCCACGGAGGTCCGGCGGGCCTTGAGACGAGGCCTCAGCGTCAAGTACCTCCTCCCAGATTCTGTCATCAAGTATATCCACCAGCACAACCTCTATACCGGGGATAGTGAGCTGAAGAATAAGGATGTGCTATTGAGGCCGCTTACCAAGCAGACAGAGATGCCTGTGAAAACTCTGGATGATTGA